From the genome of Vitis riparia cultivar Riparia Gloire de Montpellier isolate 1030 chromosome 11, EGFV_Vit.rip_1.0, whole genome shotgun sequence:
CTTTCTAGTACATTATTCATAGGAAAATCCCGCTGTACTTTTCTCGTACATTTCCTATctagaaaaaaattgacatttgttttaaaatatctcAAGAGGGGAGGAAAAGTATAAAACCATTACACTCTAATTGATTTGTTCAAATTTTACTAATCAAATTGTCAAAACTAAGAATGAgtcggttttttttttggtatttaacCCAAATAGATTCTTATATTGCTTACAAATATGAATGTCCGCCATATATGTTTTGTGTATATAATATGTAGAAATTTTATTgggaaaaatatagaaaaaagaacatcgacttttataaataaatcttatctttattaatttaaaaatattttaaaatatatgtattttttataaattatttctgAAATGACGTTTTTCTTATGAGGTTAATAATACTAATTGACAATTTTTGTACgtgataatttattaaaataagaaattttaaaaattaaaagtataataaaaactaaaaatataaaaataaaatattaatttttacttgatttaatcatactaatagaaaatatagatattgagaaatagttgaaaatactatgagagtcaatattttatttttaaaagttttaagctttttggttttaattgtatttaattttcaattattttagttttaattgtgttttttattttattattgttgtcaactaataaaatttttatttaattttattaaaaaaaatgataagatgagtggatttatataatacaagATATAATATCGTTATTAATTATAGaattagaaatatttgatttatcacTTGACAATCTTAaagatattatataataaaaaatgataatatatttatttataaaatatatttatcaaattaaaaagatcaattaattttttggtaaatttatttaatattatgaagtaaaaaaatattttatgaaataattatctgacttatgataaaatatatattttttaaatatttttaaattaatggaaataaaattgatttataaaagttacatttttttctaaattttttaaaaattagtaagtAAAAACTCAATCTTCTAACAAAAATTCATCTCCACTAACTATTTTCGTAATCCAAGCCACCCcaaaacttaataaaataaaatatctaggTTCTTTGAACCATTCCAATATCATTCATAAACAAACACGACATTGAAAGTTAAAGTTTGAATGGATAATCATATCAAAGTATGCCAAAAAACTTTACATTGGAAAGCACATTCTTAACAATTTtagtttttctctcctttttgagaattttttatacataaattttgaaataacctcaattatatttgatttttttcttatatttttaataaaattaaatataaaaaaatcattttcttttagacGAACATTTAGAACATGGAAAAAGAAGCTTTGAAATATTCAAACTGAGGAATGTCACAAAagtttatattaaaacaaaaggtAAAAAATGTGACAGAAGGATGCAAAGGTGGCTAGAGCATTAAACTTAGGTATGGTACcactttaatattataaattaaaaaaattataaaaaaaaatagttacgtaataaatatatagaaagagaGGGTACAGTTGTATTCTTAATGACCATTTAATAATACTGCAACCATGCAAACTATAAAAATGAATGCATGTACGTCACCCCACCCTATGGTCAACAGGAATGACGGTCCAACGGGGAAATCATACAaatttaaaaccctaaaatgccCTCACCCAGGGTTGGTGATTATGTTCTCCATTTCTTCTCCAACCTGCAAGTCTGCAACCATGGATTCactcattttcaattcaatatttTCCAATTAAAGCAATAAAGAGACGTAGCAGACCGCCTATGACAAAATTTATGAAGTGGGGGGATAAGAGGCAGGCGCAAAGAGACAAGCCATGCATTGACttcatgatatttttatattcattgcCCTAAAAAGgggttgattttgatttttgaccCACATGGTGCTTTGTTCTAAATGCCAGTTGGAAGGGTTTTTGAGTCTCATCTACAATTTGAGATGACCTGGGATCAAAGTCGTCCATTTGTGTGGTCTTGATTTTTGACCAATCTTTGTTGATTCTGACCCACCTGCAATGCAAGCCGTGGCCATGATCTTCCCCCTCCAATGGGTGTGTTCTTGGAGATGGGGCTGTGTCTCAATTGGTTAAAACAACTCGGTTTGTTGGATGAAAACAGTGCAAGGACTCTCAAGACAATGATTGTTCAATGAGAACCCAagaaatttgatgatttttcttcttgaaaggaagataatatttgttttttcaaaataatggaaataGGTAAATCTTGCTTATTTCCAAGAGAGTATAGATATGGTCTAAGATATAATAACTCCTAATTCCATAAAGCTACTAGACCAATATTCAAAATTTGCACAATTTTGACTGGGTATTGAGTATGGCACCAAAGACTCATCTAAATATCGTATACTTAAAAGTCATAAGTTCTCATGTCAAGAGGTTGGTAAGAATTTTCTGGGAAAATAATGATTTGACTAGTATTTTTTCTGGGGGGGAGaaacaataatcaaattttaattgtgACTATGGTTTGGGTGGAGAAGAGTATATTGAATGCAGTACAAGTGTAACAGTCAGCAATGACGCGATAAGAGAAAGAGCAGAATGTTATTCAAGGATCGTGTGTATGACTGGAAGATGTTGACTGCAGAGAAAAGGGATTCATCATATGGTCTTTCTTAccctttttcctcatttttggAAGAAACCTAGGAAAggagaaaagtaaaaaagcGAAGTGAAACGATTCGAAGCACGGTTGTATTGGGTTTTTTCATGGAAACCAGACGAAGCTTACTTTCTTTGACCACCCTTATTTCTCTTTGTTTTGTCAGTGCTTGTGTTCACAGGGGCTTTGGTGGCAGGAAATGGGGTTAGATGTTGGAAGATAATGCTTATAAAAAGCTGCCCATTCCGTAGAAGGGTGTTCAAAAATTCAAGCTTTGAATCAATCAAACAACTCGTGGCTTTTGAATCGGGATAATTTAACCGTTGAATTTAAAACCCCATTCAAAAGAATCTCACTCAGGTTGTTATTTCCCTAAGACTGCTGTTTCTGTCGTTTTCGTCCCATCCCTGAAACGTATTGGAATTTCAGTGGTGGACTGCATTTGTTGCCTTGTAACTTGTAAGGAGTATATAAGTGAGGAAGGCCTCAGAATCAGAGACATCTTGTGTTCGCTTTgatagagaaagaaagagagaacttTTTGCAAAGGCCCAGAAAAAGAGGACTTTTTGCAAAGGCTCTGCTTCTAGTTTTCAGGTAAGGGAGACATTGATTTTTCCGTATCTTTCTGCCTCCACCCTAAGCTTTGTTTCTGGGTGTTTGATGAAGGAGTTTGAGTCTTTCACTCTGCCTTTTGATTTTGGATGTGGGTTTGTGTACTATGCCCTTTTTCTTCAATTGGGTGTGTGTATAAAGGAGAGTTTCAAACTGGGATTTTTCAGCTAAAAGTGATGAAGGGTTATTCAAATCCAGaaacttcatcattttttgggGATCCCAGAtgattttttctctatttttcttgaTTGCATGTGTTATTATGCaaatttagattaatttttttatcataatttgcaggtggaaatttcaaaattccctTACTGTAAATTGAAGTCAATTGGTGGTTGCAAATCTATGGGATTATCGCTCTCGTTGCTCAATTCTGCTTGGGAAGAAATTGTGAAACACCGATTTTTCAGTTTGAGAGACAACATTAATTTCACCTCAAAAGATGGAGAAATGACGATACTGAAATCAGATAGCTTTAAGAAGACTGATTCAGAAACAATAACGACCAGAACTGATAATTCAAGAAACTTGAAGAACTGCAGACCAGAAAAAGTGATTCTTGAAAGAACTCTTTCAATGCTTGAAAGAAGTCTTTCATTCACCAGTCTAGTTGAGGACAAACAGAATTTGGGTTCAAATAATTTGGATGGAAAGCAAAACAGACTGAAAAGTAATTTGATTCCCACAATATCTCTTCCTGAACCACCagccatatttttttttccaaggccCGTTAGTGACCATGATGCTGCTGCAATTAAGATTCAGAAGTTCTATAAAAGTTATAGGACTCGAAGAAACCTTGCAGATTGTGCTGTTGTGATTGAGGAGCTCTGGTTAGTCTTTTAATCTTCTCTAATTATCTTTCATTTCgatccttttcttttgtttgtctTTCTTTCTTCGGTTGTTTGAATCAATTGTTCTTTTCAATGTTGTAGGTGGAAGGCATTAGACTTTGCAGCTCTCAGACGGAGCTCTGTGTCATTTTTCAATGAGGAGAAACCGGAAACTGCAGTTTCAAAGTGGGCAAGGGCAAGGACAAGAGCTGCCAAGGTAGTTTTTCAACACACATCaatctgtttttcctctctttttttggttttccctTCTATGGAGGATTGGATACTAACAGTAAGGATTCTCATTGCAGGTGGGAAAGGGCTTATCTAAGGATGAGAAGGCTCAAAAACTGGCCCtacaacattggcttgaagcAGTAAGTACTCTTAACCTTCTTACACGCAATTCAATCAGTAGTTGATCTAGTTTGAACTAGAAAAACAttatccatttttctttctcaaaccaTTTTTGTATTCTATGCAGATTGATCCACGCCATCGATATGGACACAATTTACATCTATACTATGATATCTGGTTTAAAAGCTCAAGCAGCCAACCCTTCTTCTACTGGTAATTTCTCCTTTTAGAAACTGTTTAATTTCCGATTTTCCTTCACTTCCTTCCATTTTCTCACACCAATCAAGCTGGAGCAAATTTGATTTGAGTTTACCCTTAATTCACTCAATTTATATAACTGCAGGTTGGATGTTGGGGATGGCAAAGAAACTTATCTAGAGAAATGCCCAAGGCCGGTTCTACAACGCCAATGCATAAAATATCTTGGACCAGTAAGCTTCAAACCATTGACTAATGTCATTTACATTTTACAGTCATATGGAGGCATCATTTATACTAAATTGTATACTATTGAAATTTCAGAAAGAAAGGGAGGCATATGAAGTAATTGTCGAAAATGGAAAGCTTGTGTTTAGGCAAAGTAGGATGCTTGTGGAAACCACAGAAGGTAGTAAATGGATATTTGTTCTCAGCACATTGAGGGCTTTGTAtgtggggaagaagaagaagggggaGTTCCAGCATTCAAGCTTTCTAGCAGGTGGCGCCACCACAGCAGCTGGAAGACTAGTTGCTCATAATGGCATAATCGAGGTATAAATTCACAGCTGCACACATACCTACACCAAATAATATGCATATATAAGAAACTTGTACTCTACATGTGTTTCTTACAAtgtttttctcatatattttcAGGCTATATGGCCTTACAGTGGTCACTACCACCCAACAGAAGAGAACTTCAGGGAATTTGTTAGCTTCCTTGAGGAGCACAATGTTGATCTTACCAATGTTAAGGTAAGATGTTTTACATTGTGGATGTTTATACAAGTTCATATCTAATAGCATAGTTAAACTTTGATTTCACTGGAAAATTATCTGATTAATGCTGGGCATTTTTCTCTTCAGAAATGTGCAATTGACGATGATGATAGCACTCCATTTAAGGTCACTAGTGAGGAGGCACAGGCAGAGCCAATGGTGGATGCTGCTAAAACTAGGGATTCTGAAGAGACAGATGGGGCCACCATGGAAGAGACTGAGGTTGCTGATGAGGCCAATGTGGAAGCACCAGTATTTGAGCTTACCAAACGATTATCATGCAAATGGACCACAGGAACAGGGCCTCGAATTGGGTGTGTTAGAGATTACCCCTCTGAGCTACAATCCAGAGCTCTGGAACAAGTTAATTTATCGCCTAGGGTTACACCAGGACCCTTTGGCAATTGTGGTCCAATCCCTTCTCCAAGGCCAAGTCCAAAGATCAGGCTCTCTCCCAGGCTTGCATACATGGGACTGCCTAGCCCAAGGACCCCCATTGCTGCATCTGGCTAAAGCCAATTCAACAAGGGAAGCCCTTCACAACTAGAAACATTCATGACTGGAGGCACTTCTGGTGCCCCTAActtgattttattcattgattttttattttatttttccctgtAGATTGCTTATTTGTggtgaataattttttttcacccaGTTTTGACTCCTTTTTTTTGGTTCTGGGTTGGGTTCATTTGATTCTTTCttgtaataaaaaatggaaagcatttgtttttaatgaaagATGATGTTCTTTATTTGTTCTCTCACAATCCTTCCATGTTGGGCACTGACCCTGTTTCCATGAAAAACCATGTGTTTCCATCGATTTTAAGGCTAGTATCCACTCTCTTTTCCTAGAAAGAGACGTCTCAAAGCTAAGAAACTGAATCCATCTTGatcttttaattatatgataatTGTCATCAGCAGTGTATCATATGTCCTTTTGCTTTTGGCAGCAGCTTGAGGCTGTTCTCATGAAAGCTGCTCTTGgaagaaaccaaaaataaaaaataaaagaaaattgacaaAAATGACTCCAGTTAAACAGTGAACATTTGTTTTTTCTGCAAATGCCTTTTAAATAGAGTTAGTATATAAATGTTTATGATTTAagaaatatatcatttttatatccATCCCCAGTAAGATGGAGCAGaccataaaaaatttgaagataaGCCTACCTGATGAAATGCTTACTGTCAAATCATTATTATCAAGTGATGAAATTCCATTACATGAGAGAGAAATGAATATATGGAAGTGTCCATTCTCTGTCTAGCTAGTCTGCCTATCCAGCATAGCTCCCAGAAAGAGAGATGGATGGGGAGTCTCAGAGCAGCATGACCTGCATAACATGCAgttcttttcattatttttttagagggtAGAAGACAAATGGAGTTAATGTCGGGAAGTTTGGATTGATGCCTCACAAGTCACAAGGGAGGGGAAGAGGAAGGGCTGGGCTTGTATGGTGTTACAGTTACTGATTAGCCCCTAGAAAGGGAGATGAAGGGAGAGTCTCAAAGCAGCATTACCCTGCAAAACATGCAGttcttttcattatttcttttgaGGGTCGAAGACAGAATACAGATGTAGTTAATGCGAGGAACTTTGGACTGATACCTCACAAGAGGGGGGAAGAGGAGAGCCTGAGGCCCTGAGCTTGATTTGGTGTCACTGTTACTGGTTGGCTTTCCCAATGTGATTCCTTCACTTCAACCCCTTGGCCTTGGACCCCATCTCCAGTCCATTGGTGCTGCTTTGATTCTTGTGCAAGTACAAGTAGGTCTGTTGCATATCATAACCATTtactttttagttttagttttttttttttttttctacttccTTTTTGCTTGATGACGGCTGACATTTTCATCCCTGCACACTGTAATCCTCTGTCAATCCCCAAACATGTAGGCCAAATGGTCTCAGTACAAAGACAAagagtcaaatctttctttcttctcaACTGCTCGAAGTGGTTGGATTGCAATCATGCTCCTAAACCTCCTATAGTTTCCATgttgttatttaatttcaagTACAACCATTATTAGTTCATGAACTGTTATTTCACAGCTTGATATCCATTTATGATGAGAATCTGAGTTAGATGAGTAGAGTTGGTTTTGTCCATTTCCTTTTACCCTGAGCTTTTGCAAATTAAAAGCCCAAGAAAGTAACCATGGGCATAGGCCACCCTGATAGTGAATATTTCCAACAGCAGAGTCTGTTCCATTTTAGGGCAAGTTTGTTCCCTAGTTTCCATCCAGATGGGAAGTTGATATACTGCAAAGAGAGCTGAAATGGTGATGAAAAACCACATGTACTACGCAGTCTATTACCACTAATGAGTAGAGAGGGTAACTCACTAGATAAATGATTGGGATAGGTCATTAACAATTGAAGATAACCAGTGGCCCCTGTTCAGCAATTATACATCTTTTAACCCTTTTGTGCAGATGATCCAGACTGTATGGAATTGACCAAACCCCATGTACTGTATTCAtctaatcaaccaattaatCTTTCTGATCAGTGCCAACCAGTGAGGTGGCtcaattatttatgtttttccaGAATTTTTCTGCTTTTATCAGCATTGTGTATTATGTAGTCACAGAGGAGGCTCAACAGTCAAGGCAGGCCAAGGAGCCTTTACCAAGCTGTGTAGTTTCATAGGGGATGTTGTAGGGTCTTCAAGGCCCAAAAATGGGAATTTCTTTTCCCTAGTAGGGAGGCATGTAAATTTGCAATCAAACACTAAAGTTAGATGCAGatggagagggagagagaataAATCATAAAGTCTAAGtgatttgttaatttttttaaggcatTTTCAAGTGAGTTGACAAAAGGCAGCAAGTGTCTGAATCTGCTCTGTTTGACAAGAAGGGAGAATCACTTGTCTGGAAAGCAATATCTCTCCACTAATAACCCGGAGAGAGAGACTTGGCAAGGAAAAtccttacctttttttttccttggaaaGATCATAGCTTGCTTCTTGGGAAGATTGGTTGTTCTGCAGCCTTTTTATCAGTTTTGTATTCATGCTTGGCCTGTTCTGGCCTGCTCAAGTGTGAGTGAAAACAACTATCTTCaactctctcgctctctctctctctttttctcattGCAATTACCAATTTATCATCTCCATCATCATCTGGGTCCTcagaaaaatgaagagaaaaactttcatttttctaatagcTTCCCTGCACATGATGACTTGGGTTGCTGCAACAAACAGTCCTTCTGCACCAGATAGTGCAGCTCAGCAACAAGGTTAGCTACTTTCATGTCTTTCCCTCTGAAACCCATTTGGAGGAAACCATTTTCTCACTCCACCCTTCACCTTTTTCAGTGAAATGAAATAAAGAGTTCCTTTTCAATGACTTGATGCCTTAAGAGCCAAAGTGTTTGATACTTTTGATTGATTCTTCCCTGTCTCCTTTGCTCTTCCACACAACAGCCTTTACTGCTGATTGACTAATTTTCCATGTGTGATCAAGCAGAGCAATTTCCAGAATCCCCAAAAGCTGTATTTCACTCAAAACAGGTGAGCATTCTCAGTACTTAGCTCACTGGTTTTGTTTGATCGTACACATCAATGTTTGCCTGATTTTTTGTGCATTTTGAAGGGACTTGAGCGCAGAGGAACACCAAGAAATGGGGATGGGGCAGCATACAGAGGGCTGAGCACACTTGGGTCAAGGCCACCAAACTGTAACCACAAGTGTCAAGGCTGCATTCCATGTGATGCAGTTCAGATCCCCACCACCACTGACCACATTGGAGTTCAGTATGCAAACTATGAGCCTGAAGGATGGAAATGCAAGTGTGGGTCTTCCTTTTTCAACCCATAAATTACTGCTTCTAGCCTTcagttcaaatttgaaattacaTATCAGATACAGAGCAGCCCCAACCCATCCCCCATCACCAATCCCCATCACCCGTCACCCATCACCcatcaaatttatattcaattttcgCTTTTGATTTCCTTGAAAATCTGATGCTCAaagaaaaccctttttttttttttttttttagtgagatTTAGCTAGGGTTTAGAATTAATGTAATCTgtgaaattttctatttaattgatGATGTGATGTGTAGTGTGCTTTTTCCCTAACACAATCCATTGCTTTGAGCTTGCAGAAATAGTGACATGGGAAAACCTTTTcataatcatttgaaaattaataagatgggGGAATGCAAGCCCTTTTtttgtaactattttttaaaacaactcgaaaaattagtttttgataacagtttttttaaaatcattatttaatattttataaaataaatatatgtttgaaaatctcaaatattttaaaattttttttaatatttttataaatgattttttatatcaaagattttatttttaattattttatatgattgtataattattttttaaaataatataaaataattaaaatatatttttttaaacatttttttaataatataaaatagaaaatcgtTTTTGAttctcaaatatatatttttttgtttttcttttcctaaaaaataaaaaatagttttcaaaaataattatcttacATGTcctaaattctttaaaaaagaataaaataatattataaatatttttttttttttttggaatttagtCACTTTTATCCTTTAAACATTCCCACAATACATGTGGTGCAAAatctaaaaatcataattaagtaTCATTTGAGCAAATATTCAATGTTGAagttgacaaaaaataaaaaattaatattcttttattgaAGCTATTCTCCAAAATTGACATGGGTACATCaggatttaaaaaattggaataaaaacaaaaaatcatgcacgttgagccaaaaaaccaaagggTTAGtttactcacattttttttttaaataaccatataaaatggtttttaaaacatttttaaaaataatttttacttagtttcaataacaaaattttgtatgaaaactatcaaaataatatacaattatGTACAATATGAAagttcttaaaatattttttgtatttagatttttgttttcaaattactttacaaaaaaacatgtttttagaacagaatctttaaaatatattttttaattaatttgtgaaacatgttttttgaaactaaaaattattttcaagttgtattttttgttggtttttttttttctctatttgttAAGCTATTGAGATTAGCGCCTGTAAAATTAATAAGTACTTATATAGgcataaaaaaaacaatgaattaaattatcactaaattttggttttcatatttcaacaaaatttgGGTTGGACTGAACATGTAACCCCAAAAAATAACACGtagtattaatttggaaaactATGAAACTAGGTTTtcgaataaaaaaatagatattttcttattcataaGTTTCCTTAAAAAACGGAAAGCTAATCtccaactaaaaaatataatgataaaaaaaaaatattatttgttgatAAAGCTTGGAGAGAAAAGTTACAAAAGTCAAGATCAAAGAATCATTAATAAATGGATATTgagaattcaaaattcaatttcctatTATTAAAAGGGAGATAACGAGGTTCATAAATAGATTTCACACTATAAAACCATGAAACGACTTCACATGAAAAGGTTTGTCTGATAAACCACATGTGTTTTTTGCCATTCAACAAGTTCATTAATGAAAAAATCACTTAACATTTTTGTCATTATTTTTCTGagttatgataaataataagagggaaatatttttttgcaaAGAATATTAAAACATAGATTTTACGgataatcattaaatttttgttcaCATTATCTTTCcaataatttgttaattttatagaACATCACAAAATTGGTGCATACAtttcaaaacatgttttttgaaactaaaaattattttaaagttccattttctattattggttttgttttactccaaagtaatttttttttctccatttgttAGGCTATTGAGATTAGCAGgtataaaattaataagttactataaattttctttctatatatggatatatagatatatatcacaatattattttgatagcTATTCAACTATTTATACACAATTAGGCTGAATTTTGAcaacaatgaaaatatttattacactcttttaagttaaatggtaaatgagaaaaaatcaagcaaatcttaaaaaaaatcaaaaccaaaaccatTTATGTATGGAAATGTAAACGTGAAACTACTTAGAAAATAATTTCgattgtgtttattttttattgaataaaaaatgttaaatcagTTAAAAATAAGTCAttgatatcaattaatataattaaaataaacatattatcaataaatttaatttaattatattatttaatattaacgAGTTATTTTTAACTGAAGATAAAACATATAGTGGCTTCATGTgcaagccaaaaaaaaaaaaaaaattgatttctatagaaaattaatatacattttttaaatttcataatcaaaatataatttatcataactaaatataaaaccTAGTCACATAAACATCAAAATtcttatcaaatttaaaaagaagaTGTTATAGCATTGTAGTAATACCTGTTAAATAAGATATCCAGATCATTAAATATGTCTAAgacataaataaatgaaactaaCACATGATACTACCTtattaatcatattattttgtaagtataaaaaatttaaaaataaggatttttatattcttaaaagtaaattaaagCAAATGTAAGTAGTTTTAAATCCAAAAGACTAGGGCATGTTAGATTGGTAGATGCCTCCACTTGAAGTTCCATTGACAAATCAAGAACAAGTTACATGACAGTTGGGGCTCATGATGACCCAAAGTGGCTAAACCATGAGCAATAGATGAAAGTGGAATATGTTGGGTTAGGTGGGGTTAAAACCcatcattttcaaagtaaaatttgttttaaaaatgatgagttacaatttatatataaatttaaatgatagattcttttttcattatcgtaaaattaagtatttataaatatgttttatcatttaataacaaatttaaatgacatttttttaatcttaaaaccGATAAAAATTGTGGTATGAATATATATAGCGAAGtggataaataattttcactttgAAAATTTGTCAATTAACATCTCTAA
Proteins encoded in this window:
- the LOC117924598 gene encoding IQ domain-containing protein IQM1, coding for MGLSLSLLNSAWEEIVKHRFFSLRDNINFTSKDGEMTILKSDSFKKTDSETITTRTDNSRNLKNCRPEKVILERTLSMLERSLSFTSLVEDKQNLGSNNLDGKQNRLKSNLIPTISLPEPPAIFFFPRPVSDHDAAAIKIQKFYKSYRTRRNLADCAVVIEELWWKALDFAALRRSSVSFFNEEKPETAVSKWARARTRAAKVGKGLSKDEKAQKLALQHWLEAIDPRHRYGHNLHLYYDIWFKSSSSQPFFYWLDVGDGKETYLEKCPRPVLQRQCIKYLGPKEREAYEVIVENGKLVFRQSRMLVETTEGSKWIFVLSTLRALYVGKKKKGEFQHSSFLAGGATTAAGRLVAHNGIIEAIWPYSGHYHPTEENFREFVSFLEEHNVDLTNVKKCAIDDDDSTPFKVTSEEAQAEPMVDAAKTRDSEETDGATMEETEVADEANVEAPVFELTKRLSCKWTTGTGPRIGCVRDYPSELQSRALEQVNLSPRVTPGPFGNCGPIPSPRPSPKIRLSPRLAYMGLPSPRTPIAASG
- the LOC117925749 gene encoding EPIDERMAL PATTERNING FACTOR-like protein 5 — translated: MKRKTFIFLIASLHMMTWVAATNSPSAPDSAAQQQEQFPESPKAVFHSKQGLERRGTPRNGDGAAYRGLSTLGSRPPNCNHKCQGCIPCDAVQIPTTTDHIGVQYANYEPEGWKCKCGSSFFNP